A portion of the Nitrosopumilaceae archaeon genome contains these proteins:
- a CDS encoding fibronectin type III domain-containing protein, with the protein INLSWTAPTSNGGSAITGYKIERSTDSGTTWSTIVANTANTAITYSDTGLAASSTYTYRVSAINSIGTSSPSNTASTTTSGTSTTQVAISVNSVDLSGKPITGMSTVIRYTNGTTITEGFTPISFTVTSGTTYVVHVRDYGNNVFNHWSDGTTNSYFTITPTQNTVLTAYYSTASVTTVPTSLTATAASSQINLSWTAPTSNGGSAITGYKIERSTDSGTTWSTIVANTANTAITYSDTGLAASSTYTYRVSAINSIGTSSPSNTASATTASTQLSLTIKSVDMSGNPITGMSTVIRYANGTTIAEGFTPISFTVTSGTTYVVHVRDYLTTVFNHWSDGTTNSYFTITPTQNTVLTAYYSTG; encoded by the coding sequence AATCAATCTATCCTGGACTGCACCTACAAGCAACGGTGGCTCTGCAATCACTGGTTACAAGATAGAGAGATCAACTGATAGTGGAACAACATGGTCTACCATTGTGGCAAATACAGCTAACACAGCTATAACATATTCTGACACAGGACTTGCTGCAAGTTCAACCTACACATATCGTGTTTCTGCAATTAATTCAATTGGAACTAGCTCACCATCAAACACAGCATCTACAACAACTAGTGGTACTAGTACCACGCAGGTAGCCATATCAGTAAACTCAGTTGACTTGTCAGGAAAACCAATCACTGGCATGTCTACTGTAATTCGTTATACTAACGGTACAACCATAACAGAGGGCTTTACACCCATATCCTTTACAGTTACATCTGGAACTACATATGTTGTCCATGTAAGAGATTACGGGAATAACGTATTCAATCACTGGAGTGACGGAACCACAAACAGCTACTTTACCATCACACCAACTCAGAATACAGTTCTGACAGCATACTATAGTACAGCAAGTGTAACTACAGTGCCAACAAGTCTAACAGCTACAGCTGCATCATCACAAATCAATCTATCCTGGACTGCACCTACAAGCAACGGTGGCTCTGCAATCACTGGTTACAAGATAGAAAGATCAACTGATAGTGGAACAACATGGTCTACCATTGTGGCAAATACAGCTAACACAGCTATAACATATTCTGATACAGGACTTGCTGCAAGTTCAACCTACACATATCGTGTCTCTGCAATTAATTCAATTGGAACTAGCTCACCATCAAACACAGCATCTGCAACTACAGCTAGTACACAATTATCTCTAACAATCAAATCAGTTGACATGTCCGGAAACCCAATCACTGGCATGTCTACTGTAATTCGTTATGCTAACGGTACAACCATAGCAGAGGGCTTTACGCCTATATCGTTCACAGTTACATCTGGAACTACATATGTTGTCCATGTAAGAGATTATCTTACAACTGTCTTTAATCACTGGAGTGACGGAACCACAAACAGCTACTTTACCATCACACCAACTCAGAATACAGTTCTGACAGCATATTATAGTACAGGCTAG
- a CDS encoding metallophosphoesterase family protein, with product MNNNLQKLDFSDVYEFIEVIDSVINILQKERRITRHIVGGKINSGLIELNIPENLVIVGDLHGDLRSLQHILKEIDYENFLSNHSNKLIFLGDYVDRGNHSIGVLYTVCYLKRKYPNSVILMRGNHEAHMEFPFSSHDLPLKIIEYFGDNYEKAIHGKISTLFQLLYLVTIIQNKLWLVHGGLPTEIEYKDFEKLIETAQSYNIHKKSLEELLWNDPRTIQNGGNWEKSRRMYGKHFGINITKKWLTMSRTKVIVRGHEPCNGFKIDHDDKILTLFSCKEAYPKFEAAHIFISKKQLEKIHNAVDLVPFVRK from the coding sequence ATGAATAATAATTTACAAAAACTTGATTTCTCAGACGTTTATGAATTTATTGAGGTTATAGATTCTGTTATCAATATTTTACAAAAGGAAAGGAGAATAACAAGACATATTGTTGGTGGAAAAATTAATTCAGGATTAATTGAATTAAACATACCTGAAAATCTTGTAATTGTAGGCGATCTTCATGGAGATTTACGATCGCTTCAACATATTCTTAAAGAGATAGATTATGAAAATTTCCTTTCAAATCACAGTAACAAACTAATTTTCTTAGGAGATTATGTAGATAGGGGCAATCATTCTATTGGTGTTTTGTATACAGTGTGTTATCTGAAACGGAAATATCCAAATTCTGTAATACTCATGAGAGGAAACCATGAAGCACATATGGAATTTCCTTTTTCGTCTCATGATTTACCGTTAAAAATTATCGAATATTTTGGAGACAATTATGAAAAAGCCATACATGGCAAAATATCTACCTTGTTTCAATTACTATACTTGGTAACCATAATACAAAATAAACTATGGTTAGTGCATGGAGGACTGCCAACCGAAATTGAATACAAAGATTTTGAAAAATTAATTGAAACAGCACAATCATATAATATACATAAAAAATCACTCGAGGAGTTGTTGTGGAATGATCCACGTACTATACAAAATGGAGGCAATTGGGAAAAATCAAGGAGGATGTACGGAAAACATTTTGGAATAAACATAACAAAAAAATGGCTGACAATGTCAAGAACCAAGGTCATTGTAAGAGGACACGAACCATGTAATGGGTTTAAAATAGATCATGATGACAAAATATTAACATTATTTTCTTGCAAAGAAGCATATCCTAAATTTGAAGCAGCGCATATTTTCATATCAAAAAAACAATTAGAAAAAATTCATAACGCTGTGGATCTTGTACCCTTTGTCAGAAAATAG
- a CDS encoding winged helix-turn-helix domain-containing protein, whose protein sequence is MKYRSRTEIVAMILEASRAGATKTKIMYKAYLSYTQVKEYISFLQDNELLTYEAGTQLYKISEKGYKFLRSYSEITDLVATPTNNGKVLNF, encoded by the coding sequence ATGAAATACCGTAGCAGAACGGAGATAGTAGCAATGATTCTAGAGGCATCAAGGGCCGGAGCTACGAAGACGAAGATAATGTACAAGGCATACTTATCATACACTCAAGTTAAGGAATACATATCATTTCTACAGGACAACGAATTGTTAACGTATGAGGCAGGTACACAACTTTATAAAATAAGCGAAAAGGGATACAAATTTCTTCGATCATATAGTGAAATTACTGATCTAGTTGCTACTCCCACAAACAACGGAAAAGTGCTGAATTTCTAA
- a CDS encoding DUF4364 family protein, with product MKYRSRTEIITMILEVASQGVTKTKIMYKAYLSYSQLNQYMLFLIENKLIECKPGSELYTLTEKGRRLVHVYKELEGMVPLKKEQTKFASHS from the coding sequence AAATACCGTAGCAGAACGGAGATAATAACAATGATCTTGGAGGTAGCCAGCCAAGGAGTAACCAAGACGAAGATAATGTACAAGGCATATTTGTCATATTCACAGCTAAATCAGTACATGTTATTTTTGATTGAAAACAAATTGATCGAGTGTAAACCAGGTTCGGAACTTTATACATTAACAGAAAAAGGTCGAAGGCTCGTACATGTATACAAAGAACTTGAGGGCATGGTTCCATTGAAAAAAGAGCAAACGAAATTTGCTTCCCATTCATGA